TCAAACTCTTGTAGATTTTTATCTATTACACATATCATATTAGATATTTAGATGTCTATTTGATATCACCCATATAGTTCTTCAATAAAGGAAAGCATAATTCAGGAAGCAATTTAACAAGTGAACAAGCATGGGTATGCATCATTGCAGTGAAAAGAATATAACACTGACCAAAAAGTCCAATGTGCAAAGGTCCTGTGCTGACTGAGTAGAAATCTTGGATTAATCTTCTGACTACATGTATACAATTCCAGAAGAATAAGGAGCCAGGTAAGCTATCTCATTCTTGATTGACAAAGAGAAATTAAAATCAGCCAAAATGCTCGTATTAGGACTTTCTTTTATCCCATACATCATCAAAAGCATCTTTCAAGCATTTCCCCACAGAACTTATGCCAGAAGAATTTTTTAACTTCCGCATCCTTTGTGAAGCATAGAGTTCCCTCAACAATGGAAGTTGGTTATCTCCACCAGCAGGTGGAAACTCATGTGATCCTGGCAACCTCTCATTGTAAGAATCAAGTCCCTCAACAGTCGTGAGAAATTTATCCATGTTTTTGGAATTGCTAGCTTGAAAGGAGCTTGGAAACTTTCGTTTTCTTATAATAGATGGTGTATTTTCAAAACTCATCGCTGCCCTCCTCAATATGGACTTTGTACTACTAACAACATATGACCTCTTTTCAAGAATATATGGTTTCATGAGGGTAGTAGAAGTTGATGGCTGCCTAATATAGCTGTCAGTACTAGGAAATCTACCAGTTGAAAGGAAAACCTTGAGATCCTTCTCCTGGAGTGGCTCATAGCACAACCCATAATAGCTTCCTCCAACAAAGTTTTTGTACATTCTGCTAATAGTACTATGCTCACTAACTACGTCTTTTGGAACGATTGAATGGGAACTCTTAGAATGGCCCATATAGCTGAAATCTCTGCAGTCCCTAGAAAGTGGACATCCATATTTCATATCAGAACTTACAGCAAAAACGTTACCACCAATTACAATAGTGTTATTATCACCATCAGTACCCCAGGCTGGCTTCAAATGCTGGTGCAAATGTAGACAGGGAGAACCCTGGGATGGGCAATTCATGAGATGCCCATCCTTGTAGCATGTGGATTGTGCATTAACATGTTCAGTGACAAAACCattggacgaaattttggacAGTCTAGGAATAATATGATAATGATCACCTAAAATAGCATGACCACCCTTATCTTGGTTCTGTATAATCTCTGTACAAGCTGGGGATGA
This portion of the Coffea arabica cultivar ET-39 chromosome 2e, Coffea Arabica ET-39 HiFi, whole genome shotgun sequence genome encodes:
- the LOC113729666 gene encoding uncharacterized protein; this translates as MEKDQGSEAEGANGEKDNVGSSDVAMDGNGTGESNDPKHHAACWRVSGPARRSSRGRWTEEEDKILQDAVQRFNGKCWKKIAKCLPDRTDVQCLHRWQKVLNPELVKGPWTKEEDDLIVELVGKQGNKKWSEIAKQLPGRIGKQCRERWHNHLNPEINKNAWTREEELILIEAHSAYGNRWAEIAKCLSGRSENSIKNHWNCSLKKKLEQNSSYSVFDHPEFANPTPCSSKTEVGNGGDLMVKQSSGAGLLAIQNMNSEAISDACSLDLNLGLPNGRDSYLQDSKRENCRHPSRQASNSIEPSSPACTEIIQNQDKGGHAILGDHYHIIPRLSKISSNGFVTEHVNAQSTCYKDGHLMNCPSQGSPCLHLHQHLKPAWGTDGDNNTIVIGGNVFAVSSDMKYGCPLSRDCRDFSYMGHSKSSHSIVPKDVVSEHSTISRMYKNFVGGSYYGLCYEPLQEKDLKVFLSTGRFPSTDSYIRQPSTSTTLMKPYILEKRSYVVSSTKSILRRAAMSFENTPSIIRKRKFPSSFQASNSKNMDKFLTTVEGLDSYNERLPGSHEFPPAGGDNQLPLLRELYASQRMRKLKNSSGISSVGKCLKDAFDDVWDKRKS